A region from the Schistocerca serialis cubense isolate TAMUIC-IGC-003099 chromosome 1, iqSchSeri2.2, whole genome shotgun sequence genome encodes:
- the LOC126478179 gene encoding DNA-directed RNA polymerase III subunit RPC9, with protein METINANAAILSNYEVWILLQEIRGKKQHSNAFGQLATITYETTHYLQDTPCSQQTPEIIENFLRALEPFKLTKSEKVMLLNNPPTTPLEIQLMVEESEDRLTDEQVDQLLQVVQDCQLVT; from the exons ATGGAGAC aataaaTGCCAACGCTGCAATTCTCAGCAATTATGAG GTGTGGATCTTGTTACAAGAAATTCGAGGAAAAAAACAGCATAGTAATGCATTTGGTCAGCTAGCCACTATCACTTACGAG ACTACACACTACTTGCAAGATACTCCTTGCAGTCAGCAGACACCAGAAATTATTGAAAATTTTCTGCGTGCACTTGAGCCTTTCAAATTAACAAAATCAGAGAAAGTTATGCTGCTTAACAATCCACCAACAACACCTTTGGAAATACAACTG ATGGTTGAAGAGAGTGAAGACAGACTCACAGATGAGCAAGTTGACCAATTGCTACAAGTTGTGCAGGACTGTCAATTGGTTACTTAG